The window ACAAAACTGTTCGGCGCCATATGGATCGCTCCGAACGAGATAAGTGAAATCAGCAGCAGCATCAGTACGGTATAGGCAAGAGAACGGAAAAGATATTTCATGCAATGATTATAGCGGAAGAAAGAAGAAAAAAAGGGAGAGAATCTCACCCCCGAGGGGGTGAAGCGTCGAATGGCGCTTAGAATTTGAGTGTCAGGTAAGCCTGTACGGTATCGTATTGTTTCCCGCTGTTGGCATCATCGGCATTTGTTGAAATGTACGCCAATGTTGTATCCAGAGCACCGAAAGATTTTGTAGCGGTAACGGCTACTTCATCCATTTCGTGCGTGCTGGCCGCGATATCGTTGCTGACGGTTGTGTAGTAAACACCGAATTTTGCGATGTCTTTCATATCGTACTCAGCCGTCAGGTTAAGAGCTTCCGCATCTTTTGAACCTACGTAACCGTAGTTCCACCATGCTTCCGTATAGAGTTTTGACTGTCCTGAATTTGCAGAAGTTGACGCATCTCTACCAGTTGCAACGTTTTGAATCTGGATTGCACCTTTTTCATCCGCTTTAGAATAAGCTGCCGAAACGTTCAACCCTTCGATCCCTTGATATGCAAGTTTGAATGCATACGCTGATGAAGTTTCAGCGCCACTTCCCAACACACCGTTTTCTTTGGGATCGATGTTCGCATACTGAGCACCGATTTTAACCCCTTTAACCAACTGGCAGTCGATATCGGCTTGTAGCCAGTACGCATCCGCTACCATACCGATGTCATAGTACCATGCCTGTGCAACAAGCGGTTTGAATGAGTTGTTCACAAAACCAGCTGCATATGCGCCCTGCTTCATGAATGTTGTAAATTTTCCTGCGTTAACAAGCAGACCATCTCTGTCTGCATCGGCATTACCTGTATGCAATGCATCGGCACCATTACTTTTGCCAACCCACGCACCGACCAGTGTCGTATCGGGGATATCCTGATTGATCACGACCGCCGCATCGAACGTATTGGGAACGATCGACCATTTTTCAGAGAAAGCCATCGGAGTGTCGAGTTCCATGCGACCGACTTTGAGGGTTGTTTTCCCCATTGTTCCGGCCAGCCAGAGTTCGCCCATCCATGAGTTGTCCTCAACAGATGCATCGTGTCCACCCGTCCAAGTGTTTGCAACGAGGTTGTTTTCAAGCCCCAGCGTGCTGATGGCATACGCCGTCGCACCCATAGAGACGTTTTTCGTCAGATCCGCCGTTACGCTCAAACGAAGCGCGGTATCCGCATAGCTGTTGGCCTGATCGAACAGATCATCACTGACACCTGCGGCTTGAGTCTTATTATCCGTTCCGTAGAAAAGTTTCGCGTCACCGCTCACCTTTACGTTATCGATAGCGAACGCGCTTGCACCCAGCATTACTGCCGCGGCAAGAGACATTTTAACTAACTTCATTGATTCTCCTTAAGTTAAGTTTGACCTTATGTTTTTGTTTCGTCGGGATTAATTGTAACTCTGCCAATCTTAAACATAGCTGTGAAAAAAAAATTTCATTTACTTTTTGTTTACCGCCTATAAATCCCTATTTTAGGGAATGTGACAAAAATGTCACAATAATTTTTTTCATCGTCGAAGCGTTTATCGGAGGGTTTATGGTATAGTATGTATTTAGTATCAAATTATCAAATAATTCAAAGGAAAACGAAAATGAAAGCATCTTTCGTCATCACCGCCGCGGCATGCGCCCTCACCCTTGTCGGTTGTGCCAATCGCGAAGGAGTTTCCCCTTCCAAAAATCCCACCCTTCAAGCCGTCTCTCCAAGTTCCACGGCGGCAGCCGAACCGGGCGTCATGCAGCGTTCGCTGGACGCATGGCTGAAAGAAGAGTGGACTCCGATGACGCAGTCTGCGCCCGTCACCACCACTTCCACGGCATCGGACGGGACGGTCAAGACGGTCACCAAGGATTCCAAACAGGTCGTAACGACGACCAAAACGCCGGACGGTCAGGTCACCACGACCACCGCTCCCGCCGAACCCGAACCCGAACCGGAGGATACTACTCCGTTTACGCTCCAAAAATATGCGGACAAGTGGAAAGTCTACCACGACAACAAAGCGAAGATGAACGAGGGGAAACCCAAAGAGCCTTCTCATACGGAAATGGTGAATACTCTTCCGGTTGTAGGAAAGTAACGTTTCGTAACAATTAGCCGCTTTTTCTTATCCGTAAGATAAACTGCGGCTATACGATTTTGGATCCGGACGGGCAAAATCCCCGGCCGAAGGATCAAATAAATCCGATTATTTTTGCTCGTCCCAGATGAAAACGGTTTTGCCTTCGGCGTTTTTCTCCACCGCAGCCATCCCCATGATATTGTATCCGGCATCAACATAATGTACTTCGCCCGTTACACCCGAAGCAAGATCGCTCAGGAGGTACATGGCGGAATTACCGACCTCTTCAATCGTGACGTTTTTGCGAAGCGGGGCATTCGCCTCGTTCCAGTTGAGGATCTGTTTGAAATCGCCGATGCCGCTGGCGGCCAGCGTACGGATCGGGCCGGCACTGATCGCATTGACCCGCTGGCCTTTCGCCCCAAGTTCAACGGCCATGTAACGAACCGTCGCTTCAAGGGCCGCTTTCGCTACGCCCATAACGTTGTAGTTCGGAACGTATTTCGGTCCGCCGAGATAGCTGAGGGTAATCACCGAGGCACCCGGTGCCAGTACCCCTTCAAGGCGATTTGTCAGGTCGATGAGCGAATAGACCGAAATGTCCATCGCAATCTGAAACGCTTCTTTCGAGGTTTTCATGAACCCTTCGCTCAGTGCCTCTTTGGGGGCAAACGCGACCGAGTGGACGAGGAAATCGATCTGTCCGAAATCGGCGGCGATTTTATCGGCGATGGTTGCCATGTCGGTTTCGTCGGAAACATCCAGTTTATACACCGGAGAGTTATCGAAAGATGCGGCGATGGGTTCTACCCGTTTCTGGAGAGCTTCGTTCAGATAGGTGAACGCCATTTTGGCGCCTTGCGCGTGAAGCGCTTCGGCGATGCCGTACGCAATCGATTTATCGTTCGCCAATCCGACGATCAGCCCTTTTTTACCTTGCATTAACATTGATGATAAGTCTCCTTTTGTATTGTAATGAATTGAACCCTCAGCGCCCCTGGGCACCAAGCTCCGCGGCCTGAGCGATCATTTCGCAGAAATCGTTCGCACTGAGTGCCGCCGAACCGACAAGCACCCCGTCGACGTTCTCCAGCGCCATGATGTCGCGGGCGTTGTCGACTTTGACGCTTCCGCCGTAAAGCAGCGGGGCGGAGGTTT of the Campylobacterota bacterium genome contains:
- a CDS encoding OprD family outer membrane porin; the encoded protein is MKLVKMSLAAAVMLGASAFAIDNVKVSGDAKLFYGTDNKTQAAGVSDDLFDQANSYADTALRLSVTADLTKNVSMGATAYAISTLGLENNLVANTWTGGHDASVEDNSWMGELWLAGTMGKTTLKVGRMELDTPMAFSEKWSIVPNTFDAAVVINQDIPDTTLVGAWVGKSNGADALHTGNADADRDGLLVNAGKFTTFMKQGAYAAGFVNNSFKPLVAQAWYYDIGMVADAYWLQADIDCQLVKGVKIGAQYANIDPKENGVLGSGAETSSAYAFKLAYQGIEGLNVSAAYSKADEKGAIQIQNVATGRDASTSANSGQSKLYTEAWWNYGYVGSKDAEALNLTAEYDMKDIAKFGVYYTTVSNDIAASTHEMDEVAVTATKSFGALDTTLAYISTNADDANSGKQYDTVQAYLTLKF
- the fabI gene encoding enoyl-ACP reductase FabI → MLMQGKKGLIVGLANDKSIAYGIAEALHAQGAKMAFTYLNEALQKRVEPIAASFDNSPVYKLDVSDETDMATIADKIAADFGQIDFLVHSVAFAPKEALSEGFMKTSKEAFQIAMDISVYSLIDLTNRLEGVLAPGASVITLSYLGGPKYVPNYNVMGVAKAALEATVRYMAVELGAKGQRVNAISAGPIRTLAASGIGDFKQILNWNEANAPLRKNVTIEEVGNSAMYLLSDLASGVTGEVHYVDAGYNIMGMAAVEKNAEGKTVFIWDEQK